In one Streptomyces sp. T12 genomic region, the following are encoded:
- a CDS encoding serine hydrolase, with the protein MTEHEAQVHGHCDPRFAAVRTAFEANFRERGELGAAVAVTVGGETVVDLWGGWADAARSRSWERDTLVNVWSTSKGPTALCAHILADRGLIDLDAPVATYWPEFAAAGKEQILVRHLLSHRAGLSGLREPHSLQQLCDWELTTQRLAAMEPWWAPGTRSGYHAFTYGFLVGEVVRRVSGLLPGAFLEREVTGPLGIDFAIGLPEKDSGRVAELVQPPVATTSEQAAIFSQLAPAALAALTNPAVGAPDANSPEWRAAEIPAANGHGTARAVAALYGIFAGRGSYDGHRVLSPEAAERVREGQGSCRDLVLGAGFESATEVGLGLWLSGPNGSYGPNPRAFGHDGFGGSCGLADPEAGVSLGYVMNRMGPHIADDPRKMALLDALYGAL; encoded by the coding sequence ATGACGGAGCACGAGGCACAGGTGCACGGGCACTGCGATCCGCGGTTCGCGGCGGTACGGACTGCGTTCGAGGCGAATTTCCGGGAGCGCGGCGAGCTGGGCGCCGCGGTCGCCGTCACCGTCGGCGGCGAGACCGTCGTGGACCTGTGGGGCGGGTGGGCCGACGCGGCGCGCAGCCGCTCCTGGGAGCGCGACACGCTGGTCAACGTGTGGTCCACGTCCAAGGGGCCGACGGCGTTGTGCGCGCACATCCTCGCCGACCGGGGACTGATCGACCTCGACGCACCGGTGGCCACGTATTGGCCGGAGTTCGCCGCCGCGGGCAAGGAACAGATCCTCGTACGGCATCTGCTCTCGCACCGGGCCGGTCTGTCCGGGCTGCGTGAGCCGCACTCGCTTCAGCAGCTCTGCGACTGGGAGTTGACGACGCAGCGGCTCGCGGCGATGGAGCCGTGGTGGGCGCCGGGGACGCGATCGGGGTACCACGCGTTCACCTACGGTTTCCTGGTCGGGGAGGTCGTGCGGCGTGTGTCGGGACTGCTGCCCGGGGCCTTTCTGGAGCGGGAGGTGACCGGGCCGCTCGGGATCGACTTCGCGATCGGCTTGCCGGAGAAGGACTCCGGGCGGGTGGCCGAGCTGGTGCAGCCGCCGGTGGCGACGACCAGTGAACAGGCCGCGATCTTCAGCCAGTTGGCGCCCGCCGCCCTCGCCGCGCTGACCAACCCCGCCGTGGGGGCGCCCGACGCCAACTCTCCCGAGTGGCGGGCCGCCGAGATCCCCGCGGCGAACGGGCACGGCACCGCCCGGGCGGTCGCCGCGCTGTACGGCATCTTCGCGGGCCGCGGGTCGTACGACGGCCATCGCGTCCTGTCCCCCGAGGCGGCCGAGCGGGTGCGCGAGGGGCAGGGCAGCTGCCGCGATCTGGTGCTCGGGGCCGGGTTCGAGAGCGCGACCGAGGTCGGGCTCGGGCTGTGGCTGAGCGGGCCGAACGGCTCGTACGGGCCCAATCCGCGGGCTTTCGGACACGACGGCTTCGGCGGCTCCTGCGGTCTGGCCGATCCGGAGGCCGGGGTGTCGCTGGGCTATGTGATGAACCGGATGGGGCCTCATATCGCCGACGACCCACGGAAGATGGCCCTGCTCGACGCCCTCTACGGGGCCCTGTGA
- a CDS encoding nuclear transport factor 2 family protein, producing MKTREAAERFVRVWQRAWAEHDVDALLELYAKDCVHRSMPFRAPHRGRAELAAYLRWSFAGERVTDVRFSAPVVGEDGVAVAEFRVLAEEEGAPSTLAGCVFVRFDAAGLAVETRDYWHTVEGHREPEGALFFG from the coding sequence ATGAAGACGCGTGAGGCGGCGGAGCGGTTCGTCCGGGTCTGGCAGCGGGCCTGGGCCGAGCACGACGTGGACGCGCTGCTGGAGTTGTATGCCAAGGACTGCGTCCACCGTTCGATGCCGTTCCGCGCGCCGCACCGGGGGCGCGCCGAACTGGCCGCCTATCTGCGCTGGTCGTTCGCCGGCGAGCGGGTGACCGACGTGCGTTTCTCCGCGCCGGTCGTCGGCGAGGACGGCGTGGCCGTTGCCGAGTTCCGGGTCCTCGCCGAGGAGGAGGGCGCGCCGTCCACGCTCGCGGGCTGCGTCTTCGTGCGGTTCGACGCCGCCGGGCTGGCCGTCGAGACCCGCGACTACTGGCACACGGTCGAAGGGCACCGGGAGCCGGAAGGCGCGCTGTTCTTCGGGTGA
- a CDS encoding acetylxylan esterase: MALFDLPLDELREYRSKSVEPEDFDAFWSKTLDEAREHPLDARFEPVETGLSTVQVYDVTFAGFGGHPVKGWLRLPAGAGEPLPLVVEFIGYGGGRGLPHENLLWASTGRAHFMMDTRGQGSAWGAGGGTPDPVGAAPAYPGFMTRGIDAPENYYYRRVFTDAVRAVEAARSHPLADASRTIAIGSSQGGGITIAVGGLVPDLTAIAPDVPFLCDYPRAATLTDRHPYREIGLYLKTHRGRTDDVLRTLSYFDGVHFSARGQSPALFSAALEDQTCPPSTVFAAYNAWAHGEKAIEVYDFNDHEGGGPFHEAAKLDWLRSHA, encoded by the coding sequence ATGGCCCTGTTCGACCTTCCGCTCGACGAACTGCGCGAGTACCGCAGCAAGTCCGTCGAACCCGAGGACTTCGACGCGTTCTGGTCCAAGACCCTCGATGAGGCTCGCGAGCACCCGCTGGACGCCCGCTTCGAGCCGGTCGAAACAGGGCTTTCCACAGTGCAGGTGTACGACGTGACGTTCGCCGGGTTCGGCGGTCACCCGGTGAAGGGCTGGCTGCGCCTGCCCGCCGGGGCCGGCGAGCCGTTGCCGCTGGTCGTGGAGTTCATCGGCTACGGCGGCGGGCGCGGCCTGCCGCACGAGAACCTGCTGTGGGCGTCCACGGGCCGGGCGCACTTCATGATGGACACGCGCGGTCAGGGCAGCGCGTGGGGCGCCGGCGGCGGGACGCCGGACCCGGTGGGGGCCGCGCCGGCCTACCCCGGTTTCATGACCCGTGGCATCGACGCGCCCGAGAACTACTACTACCGCCGGGTATTCACGGACGCGGTGCGTGCGGTCGAGGCCGCCCGCTCGCATCCGCTGGCCGACGCCTCGCGCACGATCGCGATCGGTTCGAGCCAGGGCGGCGGCATCACGATCGCGGTCGGTGGCCTGGTGCCGGATCTGACGGCGATCGCGCCGGACGTGCCGTTCCTGTGCGACTACCCGCGCGCGGCGACCCTCACGGACCGCCACCCGTACCGCGAGATCGGCCTCTACCTCAAGACGCACCGGGGCCGCACCGACGACGTCCTGCGCACCCTGTCCTACTTCGACGGCGTCCACTTCTCGGCCCGCGGCCAGTCGCCCGCCCTGTTCTCGGCGGCCCTGGAGGACCAGACCTGCCCGCCCTCCACCGTGTTCGCGGCCTACAACGCCTGGGCCCACGGCGAGAAGGCCATCGAGGTGTACGACTTCAACGACCACGAGGGCGGCGGCCCGTTCCACGAGGCGGCCAAGTTGGACTGGCTGCGCTCGCACGCCTGA